The genomic region ACTGTCAGTCTCACacaggagagagacagatggatAGACAGACACCTGCTCAGTCAAAGACAGAGAGACAGGATCACAGAGACAGCCTGGGGTCATTTAAATCTCACTTAGggaggatggggcttcccaggtggctcagtgggtaaaagagCCCGTCTGCAAtaaaggagatgtgagttcaatccccaggtcaggaagttcccctggagaagggaatggcagcccattccagtattcttgcctggagaatcccatggacagaggagcctggtggcctacagtccatgcggtcgcgaaaagtcggacatgactgaaatgactaagcAGGTACGTAGGGAGGATGACGCCAACAGGGAAGTGAACGACTGAGTTCTCAGAGGCTGAGATGAAAGGTAAGCAGCCAGATGGAGGCACTCGGCACCCAGTGTCCCTACAAGTGCCCCCAGGAGGGGTCCCCTCTGCCATCAGTGCAGCTCAGAGAGGGGCAGGGTGGACCACCGCCCGGTACTTCAGTGCCATCCATCTCAACTTGGCTTGCTCCTGGTCTCTCCTTTTCCCACTCCTGCCAACACGGGGAGGATCAATAACCactatcagggacttccctggtggtccagtggctaagactccatgctcccaacccaggttcaaaccctgatcagggaactagatcctgcatgctgcaactaaaatctagcacagtcaaaaaaaatatatatatatatatatatatgaaaaaaagcaaCGACAGTCATCAggcaagaggggaggggagagggaggatggGCCTGTTATCAGGTATGGGGAGAGCGGAAGCTCCAACTAGGCATGATGATCTCATTATCCCACATTATCCCACCTACTACCTGCCAAGTGGAGATGCTATGGTGACCAGAGGGACTTTTTTAGTCTCTGAGAGTGAGCCCGGCCCTGCCCACGAGCTCATCCAAGAGTAGAGAAGACAGCCCCCAGGCCAGGTTTGAACAgactggtgggggcgggggagaatAAAACTGTTCTGGTTGTACCCCACCCACCCTGCTCTTTAAAGGTGCTGGCCAGCCACGCCTCCCTCCACCCAATGAAAGGCCACACTTCTAACCTCTCCCCTTCCTGTATTCACATCACCTTGGACCCTCACCTCCTTCGGAGATGGTCCATTAGCTGCTCATCCAGGCTGTGAGTGCTTCAGGCTAATGGCCCTGCCACCCCGCCCTTCTCTCCCTTCCGGCTCACTGCCCATCGTGGCCACCCTCCCTCGGGGGACTCCTGAGCCTCAGACATCTGGCAGCACCAGGAGGTGAGTCCCTCTTTCTATGACTTCTCTCCCTGTAAGAATGATTCCCCAGATCCCAGCAAGAATGATTGCCCAAATCCCCAGATGCCTCCACTCAGGGGGAACCCCTGAAGTCAGCTAAAGTCATTCCCCTACACCAAGGGGACTTGGCTTACCCCTGGACTCTCCTCAGGtgaccctcttctcctgcccatgACCACGATCTTCACATTCCCCATACCCCGGCTTCTCCTTCCCTCAGCTGAGAGCTGCCACCTGCCCCACACTGCCTGCTATAGGGGAGCAGGGCCCTCTCTTTTCAGGGAATTGGGAAAGGGGCATGAACACAGGGGTATAGATTCCTCTCTTGAGAAAAACATCCTCTCGGGCTTAACTCTGGTTCTGAACTCTCTCCACCCCTTGTTTTCCCAGAGGCTTGGGAATCGGAGGTCTTGCCTCTTCTGGGACCTGCCCACCTGTGTTCCATCTCCCCCCTGTTACCAGCGATCGCATGCTCCATTCTAAGGGGGCACGTGGTGGAGAGAAAGCAGAGGGCTGACAGCAAGGGGTCCCTGCTCGAATCCAGGCTTGACTGCTAAAGAGCTGCCACCTCCCTCTATGGGGCGTCCATCTGTCCACCGATCTCACTAGACGGCTTCTTGCACCTTGAGCGGTGCCGAGACAAGTCTGTGACTCCAGGAGCCCCCGTTCCCCGGTCCTGGGAGATCTGAGATCAGGGAGTGAGTGGGGTGCACGAAGGGCACCATGGACCTGCCCCCGCAGCTCTCCTTCGCCCTCTATGTGGCCGCCTTCATGCTGGGCTTTCCCCTCAACACCCTGGCCGTCGCGGGCGCTGTGTCCCACGCCCGGCTGCGCCTCACCCCCAGCCTGGTCTATGCCCTCCACCTCGGCTGCTCTGATCTCCTGCTGGCGACCTCTCTGCCCCTGAAGGCGGTGGAGGCCCTGGCTGGGGGCGCCTGGCCCCTGCCGGCCCCCCTCTGTCCTGCCTTCGCCCTGGTCCACTTCGCTCCGCTCTACGCGGGCGGGGGCTTCCTGGCCGCCCTGAGTGTCGGCCGCTACCTCGGAGCTGCCTTCCCCTTGGGCTACCAAGCTGCCCGGAGGCCGCTCTACTCCTGGGGCGTGTGTGTGGCCATATGGGCCATCGTCCTCTGTCACCTGGGGCTAGTCTTTGGGCTGGAGGCCCCGGGGGGCTGGCTGGACAATTCCACCAGCTCCCTGGGCATCAGCACACCAGTCAATGGCTCTCCAGTCTGCCTGGAGGCCTGGGACCCAGCATCGGCGGGCCCTGCTCGCTTCAGCCTCTCGCT from Muntiacus reevesi chromosome 2, mMunRee1.1, whole genome shotgun sequence harbors:
- the FFAR1 gene encoding free fatty acid receptor 1, with the translated sequence MDLPPQLSFALYVAAFMLGFPLNTLAVAGAVSHARLRLTPSLVYALHLGCSDLLLATSLPLKAVEALAGGAWPLPAPLCPAFALVHFAPLYAGGGFLAALSVGRYLGAAFPLGYQAARRPLYSWGVCVAIWAIVLCHLGLVFGLEAPGGWLDNSTSSLGISTPVNGSPVCLEAWDPASAGPARFSLSLLLFFLPLVITAFCYVGCLRALARSGLSHRRKLKAAWVAGGALLTLLLCLGPYNASNVAGFLHPEIGGQWRQLGLITGAWSVVLNPLVTGYLGRRPGQGTVCVAKTNTGASQK